A genomic region of Leptotrichia hofstadii contains the following coding sequences:
- the pyrH gene encoding UMP kinase: MLKYKRILLKLSGEALAGNKEFGFSNEVLESFAKQIKDVHEKGVQIAIVIGGGNIFRGISGMEKGFDRVTGDTMGMLATIMNGLALQNAIESIGVPTRVMTALQMPQVAELYIRRKAIRHLEKGRVVIFAGGTSNPYFTTDSSGALRAVEIQADVLAKGTKVDGIYDKDPMKFDDAVRYDTVTFDEAISKNLGVMDTAALSLCRENHMPIVVFNALEEGNILKMAQGDNIGTTVKK; this comes from the coding sequence ATGCTTAAATATAAAAGAATATTATTAAAACTGAGTGGAGAGGCGCTTGCAGGGAACAAGGAATTTGGTTTTTCAAATGAAGTGCTTGAAAGTTTTGCAAAACAGATAAAGGATGTACATGAAAAAGGTGTACAAATTGCTATTGTTATCGGCGGTGGAAATATTTTCCGTGGGATAAGCGGGATGGAAAAAGGCTTTGACAGAGTGACTGGAGATACGATGGGAATGCTTGCAACAATTATGAATGGACTTGCATTGCAAAATGCAATTGAAAGCATAGGAGTACCAACGAGAGTTATGACAGCACTTCAAATGCCGCAGGTAGCTGAACTTTATATCAGACGTAAAGCAATAAGACATCTGGAGAAAGGAAGAGTTGTTATTTTTGCAGGTGGAACAAGCAATCCTTATTTTACTACAGATTCTTCAGGAGCGCTAAGAGCTGTGGAAATTCAGGCAGATGTACTTGCGAAAGGTACAAAGGTTGATGGAATTTATGATAAAGATCCGATGAAATTTGATGATGCTGTAAGATACGATACAGTAACTTTTGATGAAGCTATTTCAAAAAATCTTGGAGTAATGGATACAGCGGCACTTTCACTATGTAGGGAAAATCATATGCCGATAGTGGTGTTTAACGCTTTGGAAGAAGGAAATATATTAAAAATGGCTCAAGGCGATAATATAGGAACAACTGTAAAAAAATAA
- the frr gene encoding ribosome recycling factor, translating into MLDAILKEAEEKMQKSVENTKTKFSHVRAGRASVSMLDGVTVEAYGSATPLNQVGTVSAPEARLLVIDPWDKSLIPAIEKTILQANLGFNPSNDGKIIRLVVPELTEDRRKEYVKMVKKEAEEGKVAIRNVRKEVNNKLRKLEKDSEITEDELKSSEEKVQKSTDKFIAQVDDALSKKEKELLTV; encoded by the coding sequence ATGTTAGACGCAATTTTAAAAGAAGCTGAAGAAAAAATGCAAAAATCTGTAGAAAATACAAAAACAAAATTTTCTCATGTAAGAGCTGGACGTGCGAGCGTTTCAATGCTTGATGGAGTAACTGTGGAGGCTTATGGTTCTGCTACCCCACTTAATCAAGTTGGAACAGTTTCAGCTCCAGAAGCTAGATTATTGGTAATTGATCCTTGGGACAAATCATTAATTCCAGCAATTGAAAAAACGATTTTACAGGCAAACTTAGGATTTAATCCGTCAAATGATGGGAAAATCATTAGACTTGTAGTACCAGAACTTACAGAAGACCGTAGAAAAGAATATGTAAAAATGGTAAAGAAAGAAGCTGAAGAAGGAAAAGTCGCAATTAGAAACGTGAGAAAAGAAGTAAATAATAAATTAAGAAAGCTTGAAAAAGACAGTGAAATCACAGAAGATGAATTGAAATCAAGTGAAGAAAAAGTACAAAAATCAACTGATAAATTTATCGCACAAGTTGACGATGCCTTGAGTAAAAAAGAAAAAGAATTGTTGACAGTTTAA
- a CDS encoding HAD family hydrolase produces the protein MKKKIIVYDFDKTIYDGETGVNFSTFYLKKYPLKSILFLIKYSKDLLFYLIKIINLTTLKERYFEFLESHSTEEIEKLVADFWETKKHKIYPWIKDELEKNKKECEMVIVSSASPLFLIEKFLLSLGYDKVFGTNFVNDNKETFIAKIDGENNKGDEKVKKLNEWAKQNDFEYEIIKFYSDSLADKPLYDISKKTYWIRNGAKLDGIPPRKTLFDKLFWK, from the coding sequence ATGAAAAAAAAAATTATAGTTTATGATTTTGACAAGACAATCTACGATGGAGAAACTGGTGTTAATTTTTCCACATTTTATTTAAAAAAATATCCACTAAAATCTATTTTATTTTTGATAAAATATTCAAAGGATTTACTTTTTTATCTAATAAAGATAATAAATTTGACTACATTAAAAGAAAGATATTTTGAATTTTTAGAAAGTCATTCAACAGAAGAAATTGAAAAATTAGTTGCAGATTTCTGGGAAACAAAAAAACATAAAATTTATCCGTGGATAAAAGATGAGCTGGAAAAAAACAAAAAAGAATGCGAAATGGTTATTGTGTCTTCAGCAAGCCCATTATTCCTAATAGAAAAATTTTTATTGTCACTTGGCTACGACAAAGTCTTTGGCACAAATTTTGTAAACGACAACAAGGAAACTTTCATTGCCAAAATTGATGGAGAAAATAATAAAGGCGATGAAAAAGTAAAAAAATTGAATGAATGGGCAAAACAAAATGATTTTGAGTACGAAATCATAAAATTTTACTCTGACAGTCTAGCAGACAAGCCTCTTTATGATATTTCCAAAAAAACATACTGGATTAGGAATGGAGCTAAACTTGATGGAATACCACCTCGAAAAACATTATTTGATAAATTATTTTGGAAATAA